From Paenibacillus polymyxa, the proteins below share one genomic window:
- a CDS encoding glycoside hydrolase family 32 protein, translating into MNVIRQEKYRPSYHFSPKNGWMNDPNGMVYYEGRYHLFYQHHPFGTTWGPMHWGHAVSTDLMNWEEQPIALEPDELGTIFSGSAVVDEQDTSGFFGGKPGLVAIFTHHASLPGTEQVRQCQSLAYSKDSGESWIKYAGNPVLEDEHCVDFRDPKVFWHKSTEQWVMVLACGQTIRIYHSPNLKEWTFASEFGHGIGSHDAVWECPDLFPLYVDEKREQVKWVMLVSIGDTPGIREGSRTQYFTGEFDGTTFVADAESEKVRWLDYGRDNYAGVCWSDIPAEDGRRLFMGWMSNWRYANQTPTERWRGAMSIPRELALETRKGTVALVQRPVRELEGLRTPVLSLTEPSWEEVRNALSALQLDCYELVAEFATTGDFGFKVRVADGQETLVGYTSATQEVYVDRTRSGRSDFHEDFAGRHGTSLTILPDRMDIRLYVDRSSIEVFFDRGQVAITDLIFPDAEAKTLEIFSAEEQVTVFSLELYALK; encoded by the coding sequence ATGAACGTGATTAGGCAAGAGAAATACCGCCCATCCTATCACTTTTCACCGAAAAACGGATGGATGAATGATCCGAATGGAATGGTTTATTATGAAGGGCGCTATCATTTGTTTTATCAGCATCATCCGTTTGGCACCACATGGGGACCTATGCATTGGGGGCATGCTGTCAGCACTGATTTGATGAATTGGGAGGAGCAGCCAATTGCCTTGGAGCCGGATGAGCTAGGAACGATTTTTTCCGGGAGCGCTGTAGTGGATGAACAGGATACATCCGGATTTTTTGGCGGCAAGCCGGGCTTGGTAGCCATTTTCACCCATCATGCTTCGCTTCCGGGGACGGAACAGGTGCGGCAGTGCCAGAGCCTTGCGTATAGTAAAGATTCAGGTGAAAGCTGGATTAAATATGCGGGCAACCCGGTACTGGAGGATGAGCACTGCGTTGATTTTCGGGACCCGAAAGTGTTTTGGCATAAGTCTACAGAGCAGTGGGTGATGGTGCTAGCCTGCGGTCAGACGATTCGAATCTATCATTCTCCGAATCTGAAGGAATGGACTTTTGCCAGTGAATTTGGACACGGTATTGGTAGTCATGATGCGGTGTGGGAATGCCCGGATTTATTTCCGCTATATGTTGATGAGAAACGCGAACAGGTGAAGTGGGTCATGCTCGTAAGCATTGGCGATACCCCGGGGATTCGGGAAGGGTCCAGAACACAGTATTTTACGGGTGAATTTGATGGAACAACATTTGTGGCAGATGCGGAAAGTGAAAAAGTCCGCTGGCTCGATTATGGCAGAGATAACTACGCAGGTGTGTGTTGGTCGGATATCCCGGCAGAGGATGGACGACGCCTGTTTATGGGCTGGATGAGCAACTGGAGATATGCCAATCAGACACCGACGGAGCGCTGGAGAGGTGCCATGTCCATTCCGCGAGAACTCGCACTGGAAACGAGAAAGGGCACAGTTGCGCTTGTTCAGCGCCCTGTTCGGGAGCTGGAGGGATTAAGAACCCCTGTCCTGTCACTCACAGAACCATCTTGGGAGGAAGTGCGGAACGCATTGTCTGCCTTGCAGCTGGATTGCTACGAACTTGTGGCTGAATTTGCAACCACTGGAGACTTTGGCTTTAAAGTGCGGGTAGCGGATGGACAAGAGACACTCGTCGGTTATACTTCCGCCACGCAGGAAGTATACGTAGACCGGACACGGTCTGGTCGCTCGGATTTTCATGAAGACTTTGCAGGCAGACATGGGACCTCATTAACAATCTTACCGGATCGCATGGACATCCGCCTCTATGTAGATCGCTCGTCTATTGAAGTGTTTTTCGATCGCGGACAGGTAGCCATTACCGACTTAATATTTCCTGATGCAGAAGCTAAGACCCTTGAAATATTCTCAGCAGAAGAGCAGGTAACTGTATTTTCACTGGAGCTTTATGCGCTGAAATGA
- a CDS encoding ABC transporter substrate-binding protein → MKTVKTASFAALAAILVLSGCGSSNSSNESDATDVNGKVTLNFLTQSSPLAPADPNDKLINKRLEEKTGIHIRWKNFTSDQFVEKRNLAIASGDLPDAVFDAGYSDYDLLKLAKDGVIIPVEDLIEQHMPNFKKVLEHSPEYKAMLTAPDGHIYSFPWIEELGTGKEAIQSVDDLPWINVEWLNKLGLSMPTTTEELKQVLIAFKTKDPNGNGQADEIPLSFIDKPGGEDLAFLYGAFGLGENWDHTVVTNDGKVVFTAADNGYKEAVKYIHDLYKEGLVDIESSQQDWNTYLAKGKDHRYGLYFTWDKANITGPNKKYDLMPPLAGPDGHVNVTRTNGIGFDRGRMVITSANKKLEATAKWIDQLYDPIQSIQNNWGTYGDTKQKNIFEYDAAKGMLKHLPLEGSAPVEIRQKTNIGGPLAVLDEYYGKYTTQPEDATWRLGLLKKVMVPHMQADHNYPKVFFSIDELDRLSTIETDLFAYVLRKRTEWYQNGKVEEEWPEYLQELNSLGLQEWLQIKQAGYDRSTSK, encoded by the coding sequence ATGAAAACAGTCAAAACTGCCTCATTTGCCGCACTGGCGGCGATCTTAGTTCTTTCCGGCTGCGGTAGCAGCAATTCCTCTAATGAAAGCGATGCAACAGATGTGAATGGAAAAGTGACACTCAACTTTTTAACTCAAAGCTCACCACTTGCTCCGGCAGATCCGAACGACAAGCTGATTAACAAACGGCTGGAAGAAAAAACGGGTATTCATATTCGTTGGAAGAATTTTACCAGTGACCAGTTTGTGGAAAAAAGGAATCTGGCTATTGCCAGCGGTGATTTGCCAGATGCAGTGTTCGATGCGGGCTACTCGGATTATGACTTACTCAAGCTGGCCAAAGACGGTGTCATTATTCCGGTGGAGGATTTGATTGAACAACATATGCCGAATTTTAAAAAGGTATTGGAGCATTCACCGGAATATAAAGCGATGTTGACTGCGCCGGATGGACATATTTATTCCTTTCCGTGGATTGAAGAATTGGGAACAGGAAAAGAAGCGATCCAGTCCGTAGATGATTTGCCGTGGATTAATGTGGAGTGGCTGAACAAGCTGGGCTTGTCCATGCCGACAACGACCGAAGAGCTGAAGCAGGTCTTGATTGCCTTTAAAACAAAGGACCCCAACGGCAACGGGCAGGCGGATGAGATTCCATTATCGTTTATAGATAAGCCTGGCGGCGAGGATTTGGCCTTTTTATACGGGGCGTTTGGGCTTGGAGAGAACTGGGATCATACAGTAGTGACGAACGATGGGAAAGTCGTATTTACGGCAGCGGATAACGGATATAAGGAAGCAGTCAAATATATTCATGATTTATACAAGGAAGGGCTGGTGGACATAGAGTCTTCCCAGCAGGATTGGAACACTTATCTGGCCAAAGGGAAGGATCACCGCTATGGTCTGTACTTTACATGGGATAAGGCCAATATTACAGGACCGAATAAAAAATACGATCTCATGCCGCCGCTGGCTGGACCGGATGGACATGTGAATGTTACACGGACGAATGGCATCGGCTTCGATCGCGGGCGCATGGTGATCACCAGTGCTAATAAGAAGCTGGAGGCGACTGCCAAGTGGATTGACCAGCTCTATGATCCGATCCAATCCATACAGAACAATTGGGGAACTTACGGGGATACCAAGCAGAAAAATATTTTTGAGTATGATGCGGCAAAGGGAATGTTGAAGCATCTGCCGCTGGAAGGCTCGGCTCCGGTGGAAATCAGACAAAAGACGAACATCGGCGGTCCGTTAGCTGTATTGGATGAATACTACGGAAAATACACAACCCAGCCGGAAGATGCGACATGGCGATTGGGTTTGCTCAAAAAGGTGATGGTTCCCCATATGCAAGCGGATCATAATTATCCTAAAGTATTTTTCTCTATCGATGAGCTGGATCGTTTGTCGACTATTGAAACCGATCTATTCGCCTATGTTCTCCGTAAACGTACGGAATGGTACCAGAACGGTAAGGTAGAAGAGGAGTGGCCGGAATATTTGCAGGAGCTGAACAGTCTGGGATTACAGGAATGGTTGCAAATCAAGCAAGCGGGCTATGACAGAAGCACAAGTAAATGA
- a CDS encoding carbohydrate ABC transporter permease — protein sequence MHVKHSNLDRFILGVNYIVLTLAVLIIVVPLGYIVIASFMDPTVLLSKGLSFRISDWSVEGYRKILSNPAMLRGFANSVFYSSCFALISVTVSICAGYALSVNSLVGRNFFMTLFIITMFFSGGLIPTYLLVKNLGMLDTVWAILLPGAINVWDLILARTFFKGVPNELKEAANVDGASDWTIFFRIVLPLSKPIIFVIALYAFVGQWNSYFDAMIYLDNAQLHPLQLVLRSILIQNQTMPGMISDQLAMAELKRLSEMIKYSSIVISSLPLLVMYPFFQKYFEKGVMVGSLK from the coding sequence ATGCATGTCAAACATTCCAATCTGGACCGCTTCATCCTAGGTGTGAATTACATTGTGCTCACTTTAGCTGTTTTGATTATTGTAGTTCCCTTGGGTTATATCGTGATTGCTTCGTTTATGGACCCGACCGTTTTGTTAAGCAAAGGGCTATCCTTCCGTATTTCGGATTGGAGTGTGGAGGGATATCGGAAAATTTTGTCCAACCCGGCGATGCTCCGTGGGTTTGCCAATTCGGTGTTCTATTCTTCATGCTTTGCCTTGATCTCTGTGACGGTTTCGATTTGCGCTGGCTATGCCTTATCGGTGAACAGCTTGGTAGGGCGGAATTTCTTTATGACATTGTTTATCATCACCATGTTTTTCAGTGGAGGTCTGATTCCAACCTATTTGTTGGTCAAAAATTTAGGGATGCTGGATACCGTATGGGCTATTCTTCTTCCCGGTGCAATCAATGTGTGGGATCTGATTTTGGCACGAACGTTCTTTAAAGGTGTACCTAATGAATTAAAAGAGGCCGCCAACGTGGACGGAGCCTCGGACTGGACGATATTTTTTAGAATTGTCCTGCCGCTGTCCAAACCCATTATTTTTGTCATTGCGCTATATGCCTTTGTTGGTCAGTGGAATTCTTATTTTGATGCCATGATTTATCTGGATAATGCACAGCTGCATCCGCTTCAATTGGTGCTGAGATCGATCCTGATCCAAAACCAGACGATGCCTGGCATGATTAGTGATCAATTAGCAATGGCGGAACTGAAACGTCTTTCGGAAATGATCAAATATTCATCGATTGTCATATCCAGTCTTCCACTGCTTGTGATGTATCCTTTTTTCCAAAAGTATTTTGAAAAGGGCGTTATGGTCGGCTCTTTAAAATAA
- a CDS encoding ABC transporter permease, which produces MANLAKAAQRHAALGEQRSIRSKLDYIRKNYFLYVLLAPALILTILFKYVPMYGAIIAFKDFSPLKGIWGSDWVGLKYFTKFLESPNFTDIFFNTLKLSFYGLVLGFPVPILLAVMLNQIRKAGLKKNIQLVLYAPNFISVVVIVGMLFIFLSPTGPLNQIIASVTGNPVIFMTEPEYFRWIYILSGIWQGAGWSSIIYVAALANVDPELHNAASLDGANLLQRIWHIDLPTIKPIMAIVFILAAGGIMSIGFEKAYLMQTSMNLPTSEIIPTYVYKVGLQSGNYAYSAAVGLFNSVINVVLLLTVNFIVKKLNEGEGLY; this is translated from the coding sequence ATGGCAAACTTGGCTAAGGCAGCTCAGAGACATGCCGCACTGGGGGAGCAAAGGTCCATTCGCAGCAAGCTAGACTATATTCGCAAAAACTATTTTCTTTACGTACTGCTGGCGCCTGCACTGATTCTTACGATTCTTTTTAAGTATGTTCCGATGTATGGGGCCATTATTGCATTCAAGGATTTTAGCCCGCTTAAAGGGATATGGGGAAGTGACTGGGTTGGACTGAAGTACTTCACTAAATTTTTAGAATCGCCCAATTTTACGGATATTTTCTTTAATACGCTGAAACTGAGCTTCTATGGACTTGTACTCGGGTTTCCTGTACCAATCCTGTTAGCGGTCATGCTGAATCAAATCCGCAAGGCGGGATTGAAAAAGAATATCCAGCTTGTTTTGTACGCCCCTAATTTTATTTCAGTTGTTGTCATTGTGGGTATGTTGTTTATTTTCTTGTCTCCGACCGGACCTTTGAATCAAATCATTGCATCGGTGACCGGCAACCCTGTGATCTTTATGACAGAGCCTGAATATTTTCGCTGGATTTATATCCTGTCTGGAATTTGGCAGGGGGCGGGGTGGTCTTCAATCATTTATGTAGCTGCGCTCGCTAATGTTGATCCCGAACTGCATAATGCGGCAAGTCTGGACGGAGCCAACCTGCTTCAGCGCATATGGCATATTGATTTGCCGACGATTAAACCGATTATGGCGATTGTTTTTATCCTGGCAGCAGGAGGAATTATGTCGATTGGGTTTGAGAAGGCGTATCTTATGCAGACATCCATGAATTTGCCTACTTCTGAAATTATTCCTACCTATGTGTATAAAGTCGGCTTGCAATCCGGCAATTATGCTTATTCTGCGGCGGTCGGGCTGTTTAATTCGGTGATTAATGTGGTTTTGCTGCTGACCGTTAACTTTATCGTCAAGAAGCTCAATGAGGGAGAAGGGCTTTATTAG
- a CDS encoding substrate-binding domain-containing protein codes for MKKEKVTIQDIADALGISRNTASKAINGSESIPVDTRNKVIKKAIELKYKQFAYVETDSIIPKNQGNIALFTCNLPNSSHFGSFLISGLEKRISAEGYNLSIHIVRENEIQAGTLPNNFEASKVDGIICIEMFDPQYSELVTSLGLPTIFIDCSVDIFYPDLKADLLLMENEHSVYSVTKSLIDRGFARIGFAGDYKHCKSFNERWVGYNRALIEAGLSVDLSCCIVDQDRNFFSESDWMDKQLEGMSVLPSAFVCANDFIAVSVMKALKNKNLKIPEDIAVFGFDNAPESRIVEPHLSTVHIYNNEMGITAAEMLLARVKDPSRPYQITHIRTEPIFRESTPLQIEK; via the coding sequence ATGAAGAAAGAAAAAGTCACCATTCAAGATATTGCTGACGCTTTGGGAATCTCCCGAAACACCGCATCCAAAGCCATTAACGGTAGTGAGAGCATCCCGGTTGATACTCGGAACAAGGTCATTAAAAAAGCGATCGAGCTCAAATATAAGCAATTTGCCTATGTGGAAACAGACAGTATCATCCCTAAGAACCAAGGTAACATTGCCCTGTTTACATGCAATCTGCCGAACAGCTCGCATTTTGGCTCCTTTCTGATCAGTGGGCTGGAAAAAAGAATAAGTGCAGAAGGGTATAATTTGTCTATTCATATTGTGCGGGAAAACGAAATCCAAGCGGGAACACTGCCTAATAATTTTGAAGCGTCTAAGGTTGACGGAATCATTTGTATTGAAATGTTCGATCCACAGTATAGTGAGCTCGTTACGAGTTTGGGACTGCCTACAATCTTTATTGATTGCTCGGTGGACATTTTTTATCCTGATTTGAAAGCGGATTTATTGTTGATGGAAAACGAACATAGCGTTTATTCTGTTACCAAAAGCCTGATTGATCGTGGATTTGCGCGGATTGGTTTTGCTGGGGATTATAAACATTGCAAAAGCTTCAACGAGCGGTGGGTTGGATATAACCGTGCTTTAATCGAAGCAGGCCTAAGTGTGGATTTATCTTGCTGCATCGTTGATCAGGACCGAAATTTTTTCTCCGAATCGGATTGGATGGATAAACAATTAGAGGGCATGAGCGTGCTTCCATCTGCGTTCGTGTGCGCCAATGATTTTATCGCCGTCAGTGTCATGAAAGCGCTCAAAAACAAAAACTTGAAAATTCCCGAAGATATTGCTGTGTTTGGGTTTGATAACGCTCCTGAATCCCGGATTGTAGAGCCTCATTTATCCACCGTGCATATCTACAACAACGAGATGGGGATTACGGCGGCTGAGATGCTATTGGCGCGAGTCAAAGATCCTTCCAGGCCTTATCAGATTACGCATATCAGAACTGAGCCGATATTTAGAGAATCGACTCCTTTACAAATAGAAAAGTAA
- a CDS encoding rhamnogalacturonan lyase has protein sequence MAQRKGAWQKGTLTAALAAMLAMTGTTGGVAAEDLSEPTLQAESAIAVEQNRSGSIQLEKLDRGLVAAATQEGVFLSWRLLAQEVNGYSSAGLTGADFNVYRDGKKIATVTDSTNYLDKEGNGNAVYRVASVVKGKEKDRSAKVKPWQQGYYELPLQKPADSVTPAGESYTYSANDMSVGDVDGDGQYEFFVKWDPSNSKDVSQKGYTGNTYVDAYTFEGKLLYRIDLGVNIRSGAHYTQMMVYDFDGDGKAELMFKTAPGTKTITFDKKGKPKKEKYITLPREDRKAGITHKDDYRLSRTDYYEHVVNMFMNWTKHEEVVKGQWPATLEECFGIAPKYNYPLSRKDAESLTDYFMDVYAPARSDKNKLREFEGFIVDGPEYLTIFKGKTGTELETIRYEPERHDDGLMWGDYAMARIEPANRVDRFLAGVAYLDGRKPYAVFARGYYTRSTLVTYTWDGRHLQKHWMVDSGWAPMTNPFNDSPHGRDGTDPKFGTLTTQGAHSLSAADVDGDGKDEIVYGSATIDHDGSLLYSSFDVMPPESAIPGQTARLGHGDALHVTDIDPDRPGKEIFMVHEGGTYAPYGYSLRDAKTGEVIYGGYSGKDTGRGMVGDIDPDQRGLETWAIGLWTAAGKQLDTKMPGTNMSIKWAADMTTQIVNGAIDVTPTIEDWKRGTLLTASGTKTNNYTKGTPSLVADIFGDWREEMLVRTADSSAIRIYLSTEPTTHKLYTLMHDPQYRADVARQNTGYNQPSYTSFYFASDMNWANVPIPKLYTPRALMNEESSDEVDEVEATEVDEKEVDETKVDGTKVDGAEIDEKEIEGESAVSVVPVVPAEDL, from the coding sequence ATGGCTCAAAGGAAAGGCGCATGGCAAAAGGGAACTTTGACCGCCGCGTTGGCAGCAATGCTGGCGATGACGGGCACGACTGGAGGAGTGGCTGCGGAAGACTTATCCGAACCCACGCTGCAGGCAGAATCAGCAATCGCAGTAGAACAAAACCGTAGTGGCAGCATTCAGCTGGAAAAGCTGGATCGCGGTCTGGTAGCTGCGGCGACGCAAGAGGGTGTATTTTTAAGCTGGCGGTTATTGGCCCAGGAAGTGAATGGCTACAGTTCAGCAGGGCTGACAGGAGCAGACTTTAACGTATACCGTGATGGCAAGAAAATCGCGACGGTGACGGACAGCACCAATTATCTGGATAAGGAAGGAAACGGAAATGCGGTGTACAGGGTCGCTTCAGTCGTTAAAGGGAAAGAAAAGGATCGCAGTGCCAAAGTGAAGCCATGGCAGCAGGGTTATTATGAGCTTCCTCTGCAAAAGCCTGCTGATAGCGTAACACCCGCAGGTGAATCCTATACTTATTCGGCCAACGATATGAGTGTGGGGGATGTGGACGGAGACGGACAATATGAATTTTTTGTAAAATGGGACCCATCCAACTCCAAAGATGTATCTCAGAAGGGTTATACCGGAAATACGTATGTCGATGCGTATACGTTCGAGGGCAAGCTGCTGTATCGGATTGATCTCGGTGTGAATATTCGCTCAGGTGCCCATTATACACAAATGATGGTGTATGACTTTGACGGCGATGGCAAAGCCGAGCTGATGTTCAAGACCGCTCCGGGGACCAAAACGATTACTTTTGACAAGAAGGGCAAGCCCAAAAAAGAAAAATATATTACCCTGCCCCGTGAGGATCGCAAAGCTGGAATTACACATAAGGACGATTATCGTTTGAGTCGTACGGATTATTATGAGCATGTAGTGAATATGTTCATGAACTGGACGAAGCATGAAGAAGTGGTGAAGGGGCAGTGGCCTGCTACGCTGGAGGAATGCTTTGGTATTGCTCCAAAGTATAACTACCCGTTATCCCGCAAGGATGCGGAAAGCCTGACCGATTACTTTATGGATGTGTATGCTCCTGCGCGGAGTGACAAAAACAAGCTGAGAGAATTTGAAGGCTTCATTGTGGATGGACCAGAGTATTTGACCATTTTCAAAGGAAAAACAGGTACCGAGCTGGAGACGATTCGCTATGAGCCAGAGCGCCATGATGATGGACTTATGTGGGGAGACTACGCTATGGCCCGGATTGAACCTGCTAACCGTGTGGATCGTTTTCTGGCAGGAGTAGCATATCTGGATGGACGCAAACCATACGCCGTATTTGCACGCGGCTATTATACGCGTTCCACCTTGGTCACTTATACGTGGGATGGTCGCCATCTCCAAAAACATTGGATGGTGGACAGTGGCTGGGCACCGATGACCAATCCGTTTAATGATAGTCCGCACGGACGGGATGGAACGGACCCGAAATTCGGCACCTTGACTACACAAGGAGCGCATTCGCTGAGTGCCGCAGACGTGGATGGAGACGGCAAAGACGAAATTGTATATGGCTCCGCCACGATCGACCATGATGGCAGCCTGTTGTACAGCTCGTTTGATGTTATGCCTCCTGAAAGCGCAATTCCGGGCCAAACCGCCAGATTGGGACACGGTGACGCGCTGCATGTGACTGATATTGACCCTGATCGGCCAGGAAAAGAAATCTTTATGGTGCATGAAGGCGGCACCTATGCCCCTTATGGTTATTCGCTGCGGGATGCCAAAACGGGTGAAGTCATCTACGGTGGGTATTCCGGTAAGGATACAGGTCGGGGGATGGTCGGTGACATAGACCCGGATCAGCGAGGACTGGAGACTTGGGCCATAGGCTTGTGGACCGCTGCGGGCAAACAATTGGATACCAAGATGCCGGGTACCAATATGAGTATCAAATGGGCGGCTGATATGACCACACAAATCGTGAACGGGGCGATCGATGTAACCCCAACCATTGAAGATTGGAAACGAGGCACATTACTCACCGCATCAGGTACCAAAACGAACAATTATACCAAGGGAACGCCATCGTTGGTAGCTGACATTTTCGGAGATTGGCGCGAGGAAATGCTTGTCCGTACAGCGGATAGCTCTGCGATTCGTATCTATTTGAGCACCGAGCCTACAACGCATAAATTGTACACGTTGATGCATGACCCGCAGTATCGTGCGGATGTGGCGCGTCAAAATACCGGCTATAACCAGCCGTCCTACACGAGCTTTTACTTTGCATCCGATATGAATTGGGCGAACGTGCCGATTCCCAAGCTCTATACACCAAGAGCCTTGATGAATGAAGAGAGCAGTGACGAAGTGGATGAGGTAGAGGCAACGGAGGTAGATGAAAAAGAAGTCGATGAAACGAAAGTTGATGGAACAAAAGTCGATGGGGCAGAAATAGATGAGAAGGAAATAGAGGGAGAGTCAGCGGTCTCTGTAGTTCCTGTAGTTCCAGCAGAGGATCTATAA